A single Methanobrevibacter boviskoreani JH1 DNA region contains:
- the hemB gene encoding porphobilinogen synthase has protein sequence MDYPTVRMRRLRKNSNIRDIVRETKLNKEDLIYPIYFKEGLKKGEKEEISTMPGQFRYSIEDGVEYAKELESKGLRSIIVFGIPLEETKDPVGSPAFMENGIVQTAIKALKKETNLVIIGDVCLCQYTSHGHCGLIQEYDKGDINDTTDDGVKILNDPSLKYLAKTAVSQAKAGADIVAPSDMMDGRVEAIRNALDEEGYEDVMIMSYSAKFASSFYAPFRDAADSAPGKGNRKSYQMDPANGREAIRECELDVVEGADMLMVKPALPYLDVIKTVKEDFNLPLVSYNVSGEYSMIMAAIDKGYLTEDSIMESLVSIKRAGADLIITYFAPYLLDHL, from the coding sequence ATGGATTATCCAACTGTAAGAATGAGAAGACTTAGGAAGAATAGTAATATTCGTGATATTGTAAGAGAAACTAAACTAAATAAAGAAGATTTAATCTATCCTATTTATTTTAAGGAAGGTTTAAAGAAAGGTGAAAAGGAAGAAATATCCACAATGCCAGGACAATTCAGATATTCAATAGAGGATGGAGTGGAATATGCCAAGGAATTAGAATCAAAAGGACTTAGATCAATTATTGTATTTGGTATTCCTTTAGAGGAAACCAAGGATCCTGTTGGTTCACCTGCTTTTATGGAAAATGGTATTGTTCAAACAGCTATTAAGGCATTGAAGAAAGAAACAAATCTAGTTATTATTGGTGATGTATGTCTATGCCAATACACTTCCCATGGTCATTGTGGTTTAATCCAGGAATATGATAAAGGGGATATAAATGATACTACTGATGATGGAGTTAAAATATTGAATGATCCTTCACTTAAATATCTTGCAAAAACAGCTGTATCACAAGCTAAGGCTGGAGCTGATATTGTTGCTCCATCTGATATGATGGACGGTAGAGTGGAGGCTATAAGAAATGCTTTGGATGAGGAAGGTTACGAGGATGTCATGATCATGTCCTATTCTGCCAAATTCGCATCTTCATTCTATGCACCATTTAGGGATGCTGCCGATTCCGCTCCAGGTAAAGGTAATAGGAAATCTTATCAAATGGACCCTGCTAATGGTCGTGAAGCTATTCGTGAATGTGAACTTGATGTAGTTGAAGGTGCAGATATGTTGATGGTTAAACCGGCATTGCCTTATCTTGATGTTATAAAAACAGTTAAAGAGGATTTCAATCTTCCACTTGTAAGCTATAATGTAAGTGGGGAATATTCTATGATTATGGCTGCTATAGATAAAGGTTATTTAACTGAGGATTCAATCATGGAATCTTTAGTATCAATTAAAAGAGCCGGAGCAGATTTGATTATCACCTACTTTGCACCATACCTACTAGATCATTTATAA
- a CDS encoding triphosphoribosyl-dephospho-CoA synthase: protein MKPEQIGKIVQIASALEVSGYPKPGNVHRTRDFDDMVFEDFIISGIVIGDIFTELAERTIENKENLSEIALGKTILDAVSETDNWVENNTNLGIVMMTSVLAAAAALSEDLTSLRLNVEKVMNATTVQDALDLYDAINLASAGGMGSQGEYDVNDDSAKQELIANRQTMFKVLKISAGWDDLACEMTTGMPIVFTVGYPTYADLRRTHSMNYASVLTFLTILSKFPDTLICRKYGKEMGQKVSDRVSEVLKHKDDDNFHDVLVELDDNLFENHLNPGTSADLTAASIMVYYLVKEFEKKNNY from the coding sequence ATTAAGCCAGAACAAATTGGAAAAATAGTTCAGATAGCATCTGCACTTGAAGTTAGTGGTTATCCAAAACCTGGAAATGTTCATAGGACTCGTGATTTTGATGATATGGTCTTCGAAGACTTTATTATAAGTGGTATTGTAATAGGGGATATATTCACTGAACTTGCAGAAAGAACTATTGAAAATAAAGAAAATCTATCTGAGATAGCATTAGGTAAAACAATTTTGGATGCTGTAAGTGAAACTGATAACTGGGTTGAAAACAATACAAATCTTGGAATTGTAATGATGACTTCTGTTTTGGCAGCCGCTGCTGCATTAAGTGAGGATTTAACCAGTCTTAGATTGAATGTTGAAAAGGTGATGAATGCAACTACAGTTCAAGATGCTCTTGATTTATATGATGCAATAAATCTGGCCTCTGCAGGTGGAATGGGAAGTCAGGGGGAATATGATGTAAATGATGATAGTGCTAAACAGGAATTAATTGCCAATCGTCAAACTATGTTTAAAGTTTTAAAGATATCTGCTGGTTGGGATGATTTGGCCTGTGAAATGACTACTGGCATGCCTATTGTATTTACTGTCGGATATCCAACATATGCTGATTTAAGAAGAACCCATTCAATGAATTATGCGTCAGTTTTAACATTTTTAACAATTTTATCAAAATTCCCAGATACTTTGATATGCCGTAAATATGGAAAGGAAATGGGTCAAAAAGTTTCAGACAGGGTTTCTGAAGTTTTAAAACATAAAGATGATGATAATTTCCATGATGTCTTAGTTGAACTTGATGATAATCTGTTTGAAAATCATTTAAACCCAGGTAC